One window from the genome of Helicoverpa zea isolate HzStark_Cry1AcR chromosome 6, ilHelZeax1.1, whole genome shotgun sequence encodes:
- the LOC124630888 gene encoding SH3 domain-binding protein 5 homolog isoform X1 produces the protein MEESSFTIPADDNGDTELDPRIQVELEKLNAATDEINKLELELDESMKTFHLLLNETSRRLQAWTKRLGTCVDKSRPYYDAVGVATTARQECQKAAVQFQRASELHAAAKETVTLAEQRFVSKQDEWQFDSNWQEVLNHAIIKVMDAEKRKAESGREHQKKAAAYIAAEKKVTQLEENLKRNIIKSRVYFEEKKLCDEQLQTQNEKIEKLQRLIADAKFRYSKSLKALEKISEEIHRRRGEYPPDKDSIPVGPREPGVGAERDAIHDEDAAKAEHEKDEDSSLQELRMRVRELASKPIEKDIETDEAWALELNETINKLDQLLMMKENNQQKRSKFTASSPRNSSAPSTSTNSGKYSHPPSDSWKTDTNLTRTKSISKDVVYEHSNPPIAKTEKSKSMMSLDVLALARDTNMMDRESYLKAVIEDKSPTGTYTESNSDRNDTPDEILMVECDSSDSNQNPVIRMTSSTVSDSDNS, from the exons ATGGAAGAGTCCTCATTCACGATCCCGGCCGACGACAATGGTGATACTGAGCTCGACCCTAGAATACAG GTGGAGTTGGAGAAGCTCAATGCCGCCACAGACGAGATCAATAAGCTGGAACTTGAGCTAGAT GAGTCTATGAAGACTTTCCACCTGCTTCTGAACGAGACATCACGGCGGCTGCAGGCGTGGACCAAGCGACTGGGCACCTGCGTGGACAAATCCAGGCCTTATTACGACGCTGTGGGAGTCGCCACTACAGCGAGACAGGAGTGCCAGAAGGCTGCTGTCCAGTTTCAAAGGGCTAGTG AGCTGCATGCTGCTGCAAAAGAGACGGTAACGCTAGCTGAGCAGCGGTTCGTGAGCAAACAGGATGAGTGGCAGTTCGACAGCAACTGGCAGGAGGTGCTCAACCATGCCATCATCAAG GTTATGGACGCTGAAAAACGCAAGGCGGAGAGCGGTCGTGAGCATCAGAAGAAAGCGGCCGCATATATAGCAGCTGAGAAGAAG GTGACCCAATTAGAAGAGAATCTAAAACGCAACATCATCAAATCGCGAGTATACTTCGAGGAGAAGAAACTGTGCGACGAACAACTTCAAACACAGAACGAAAAGATTGAGAAGCTACAGCGTCTCATAGCTGACGCCAAGTTCCGATACTCCAAGTCTCTCAAAGCCCTCGAGAAGATTTCTGAAGAAATTCACAGAAGACGTGGAGAATATCCTCCAGATAAAGACAGTATTCCTGTAGGGCCGAGAGAGCCAGGAGTCGGAGCTGAAAGAGATGCCATCCATGACGAGGACGCTGCCAAAGCTGAACATGAGAAAGACGAAGACTCCAGTCTCCAAGAACTGAGGATGAGAGTCAGAGAACTGGCTTCTAAGCCAATAGAGAAGGACATAGAAACTGATGAAGCATGGGCTCTGGAACTGAACGAGACTATCAACAAACTAGACCAGTTGCTGATGATGAAGGAAAATAACCAGCAGAAGAGGTCTAAATTCACCGCAAGCTCCCCAAGAAATTCTAGTGCGCCGTCAACTAGTACTAACTCGGGGAAATACAGTCACCCACCGAGTGATAGCTGGAAAACTGACACTAACTTAACCAGGACTAAATCTATTAGCAAAGACGTTGTGTATGAACACAGTAACCCACCGATTGCGAAGACTGAAAAGTCAAAAAGCATGATGTCTTTAGATGTACTCGCTTTAGCTCGAGATACCAATATGATGGATAGGGAATCATACTTGAAAGCGGTTATAGAAGACAAGTCCCCTACTGGGACGTATACAGAGAGCAATTCTGACAGAAATGATACTCCAGATGAAATCCTGATGGTGGAGTGTGACTCCAGTGATTCTAATCAGAACCCAGTCATTAGAATGACGAGTTCCACGGTATCTGATAGTGACAACAGTTAA
- the LOC124630887 gene encoding F-BAR domain only protein 2 yields MSVNFVDYFANEHNGYDILYQNMKYGLIASKELSEYLRERSNIEETNSKSLAKLAKQANSNCAQGTFAPFWGVLKCSAEKLSNLHQHMFQKLSELVKDVARYAEELHKKHKAVKDSESNTLEVVLLIQNTKQALQKAKDVYTTKSAELEKLRKDNASTKDIEKAEVKIKKLHEDYKQLAEKYNLVKQDFEKKMTQSCKHFQDVEEAHLKQMKQFVNSYADIIQNNHDLMGQVHRDFKHQCLELTAEKLLEQFLIEKYNAIEKAVLVELPLSLPKPGSANNSISEADQISTVSNGSHKPPQPAKAPKKEPSFATKTSRRTTSLLNLFTPNFQNKEEPSGSIEGAAPCSAPSSPSGTPATPVVPDKDDNMGRTTLRESKWFLRSRRTKPKLKKTKKKKDEISENSNPGEKSDLEEKEEEVQAKDDLMNSPEVDEEGYCIRPKDEKGSVYSSTDSDSEEEREQKIHVEIKPISNGCNPISASVDELRATVENISLYKIGTTTRRGSNANTSKASSDLLDLNFFQSPTVSNPASPHGNVSNPYAPLQGNQSHLLESPTPVSNADVGDLFSEVGEMGSTVRTSTPTMSSISLPRPPSRRSEGDFRAAGSSGSRGPSPLTIGMADTIPLAVAFHEIIHSYFRGTEESKCQVKMSGDMMLSFPTGIVGVLANNPNPAKLCFRLKNIHRLDNVLPNKQLISINAMMSTRDNTVVEFNMPALTSLLKRQSEKNPTAQYFNVDILKYQIRPKTGAASCPLQMVSYWKCEQDHTDLKVDYKYNLHAMSPPSPLLNVSVCVPMNGAVKNVIAMPKTAWSGESEQAMWRFTELSQHSEDRGVGSLKARFELAKGPSSKATISAQFNCEGATLSGIEFELIGSGYRLSLVKRRFVSGKYICDSDLN; encoded by the coding sequence ATGAGTGTCAACTTTGTGGATTATTTCGCCAACGAGCACAATGGATACGATATATTATATCAAAACATGAAATACGGACTGATCGCCAGCAAAGAGCTCTCAGAGTACCTTAGGGAGAGATCGAATATAGAAGAGACGAATTCTAAATCATTAGCTAAATTAGCGAAACAGGCGAATAGTAACTGCGCGCAGGGAACGTTTGCGCCCTTCTGGGGCGTGTTGAAATGTTCCGCCGAGAAACTGTCCAACTTACATCAACACATGTTCCAGAAGTTAAGTGAACTGGTCAAAGATGTAGCTAGGTATGCTGAGGAGCTTCACAAGAAGCACAAGGCCGTCAAGGACTCTGAGTCCAACACGTTAGAGGTAGTGTTGCTGATACAGAACACTAAACAGGCTTTGCAGAAGGCTAAAGATGTGTACACAACCAAGTCTGCTGAGTTAGAGAAACTGAGGAAAGACAATGCATCTACTAAAGATATTGAAAAGGCTGAGGTTAAGATTAAGAAGCTCCATGAAGACTATAAACAATTAGCTGAGAAGTACAATCTAGTGAAACAAGATTTTGAGAAGAAAATGACCCAGTCATGTAAACACTTCCAGGATGTGGAGGAAGCACatctaaaacaaatgaaacagtTTGTTAACTCTTATGCAGACATCATACAGAACAACCATGACCTCATGGGACAAGTGCACAGGGACTTCAAACACCAATGCCTGGAATTAACTGCGGAAAAACTGCTAGAACAGTTTCTCATAGAGAAATACAATGCTATAGAGAAGGCAGTTTTAGTTGAACTACCTCTTTCATTACCTAAGCCAGGGTCAGCTAACAACTCTATATCAGAGGCTGACCAGATATCAACTGTCTCAAATGGATCACACAAACCTCCCCAGCCAGCTAAGGCACCAAAGAAGGAGCCATCATTTGCTACTAAGACTTCAAGGAGAACTACCTcacttttgaatttgtttacaCCTAATTTCCAGAATAAGGAGGAACCCAGTGGAAGTATTGAGGGTGCGGCACCATGCTCTGCACCATCCAGCCCCAGTGGAACACCAGCTACCCCAGTGGTACCTGATAAGGATGACAATATGGGCCGCACTACTCTCAGAGAATCCAAATGGTTCTTGCGTAGTAGGAGAACTAAGCCTAAGCTGAAAAAGACCAAAAAGAAGAAAGATGAGATATCAGAAAACTCTAATCCTGGTGAAAAGTCTGATTTAGAGGAAAAAGAGGAAGAGGTACAAGCTAAAGATGATTTAATGAACTCCCCAGAAGTTGACGAGGAAGGTTATTGCATTAGACCCAAAGATGAGAAAGGGAGTGTGTATTCCTCTACAGATTCAGATTCGGAGGAAGAGAGGGAACAGAAAATCCATGTTGAAATTAAACCCATAAGCAATGGTTGTAACCCCATATCAGCTAGTGTGGATGAGCTTAGAGCTACAGTGGAAAACATCTCCCTGTATAAAATTGGTACAACAACAAGGCGTGGCTCAAACGCAAACACCAGTAAAGCAAGCAGTGATCTATTAGACTTGAACTTCTTCCAAAGTCCCACAGTGAGTAACCCCGCGTCGCCGCACGGCAATGTCTCCAATCCCTATGCTCCTCTTCAGGGCAATCAGTCACATTTACTCGAGAGCCCTACTCCTGTCTCCAACGCTGATGTTGGAGATCTGTTTTCTGAAGTGGGTGAGATGGGTTCTACTGTTCGAACTTCGACGCCTACGATGTCGTCTATCTCGCTCCCTCGACCTCCCTCGAGGCGTTCTGAAGGTGATTTCCGCGCTGCAGGCTCGTCGGGGTCACGAGGTCCTTCCCCCCTCACAATCGGCATGGCGGATACAATACCGCTAGCTGTCGCGTTCCACGAGATTATTCACTCGTACTTCCGTGGTACGGAAGAGTCCAAGTGCCAAGTTAAAATGTCAGGAGACATGATGCTCTCCTTTCCCACTGGTATCGTAGGCGTATTGGCTAACAACCCGAACCCAGCTAAATTATGTTTTAGACTGAAAAACATACACAGATTGGACAATGTCCTACCTAATAAACAATTGATTAGTATTAACGCGATGATGTCGACGCGCGATAACACGGTAGTCGAGTTCAACATGCCTGCTCTAACATCTCTCCTCAAACGGCAGTCGGAAAAGAATCCGACAGCGCAGTACTTCAATGTGGACATACTGAAATACCAAATACGGCCGAAAACAGGTGCTGCGTCATGTCCCCTCCAAATGGTATCTTATTGGAAATGTGAGCAGGATCATACTGACTTGAAGGTGGACTACAAATACAATCTGCACGCTATGAGTCCGCCGTCTCCACTGCTGAACGTGTCTGTGTGCGTGCCTATGAACGGGGCCGTCAAGAACGTGATCGCGATGCCCAAGACGGCGTGGAGCGGCGAGAGCGAGCAGGCGATGTGGCGCTTCACGGAGCTGTCGCAGCACTCGGAGGACCGGGGCGTGGGCTCGCTGAAGGCGCGCTTCGAGCTCGCTAAGGGCCCTTCGAGCAAAGCCACGATTTCGGCGCAGTTCAACTGCGAGGGCGCGACCCTCTCCGGCATTGAGTTCGAGTTAATAGGCAGCGGCTACCGGCTGTCGCTCGTCAAGCGCCGCTTCGTCTCCGGCAAATACATTTGTGATAGTGATTTGAACTGA
- the LOC124630888 gene encoding SH3 domain-binding protein 5 homolog isoform X2 produces MGVNYVELEKLNAATDEINKLELELDESMKTFHLLLNETSRRLQAWTKRLGTCVDKSRPYYDAVGVATTARQECQKAAVQFQRASELHAAAKETVTLAEQRFVSKQDEWQFDSNWQEVLNHAIIKVMDAEKRKAESGREHQKKAAAYIAAEKKVTQLEENLKRNIIKSRVYFEEKKLCDEQLQTQNEKIEKLQRLIADAKFRYSKSLKALEKISEEIHRRRGEYPPDKDSIPVGPREPGVGAERDAIHDEDAAKAEHEKDEDSSLQELRMRVRELASKPIEKDIETDEAWALELNETINKLDQLLMMKENNQQKRSKFTASSPRNSSAPSTSTNSGKYSHPPSDSWKTDTNLTRTKSISKDVVYEHSNPPIAKTEKSKSMMSLDVLALARDTNMMDRESYLKAVIEDKSPTGTYTESNSDRNDTPDEILMVECDSSDSNQNPVIRMTSSTVSDSDNS; encoded by the exons ATGGGCGTAAACTAT GTGGAGTTGGAGAAGCTCAATGCCGCCACAGACGAGATCAATAAGCTGGAACTTGAGCTAGAT GAGTCTATGAAGACTTTCCACCTGCTTCTGAACGAGACATCACGGCGGCTGCAGGCGTGGACCAAGCGACTGGGCACCTGCGTGGACAAATCCAGGCCTTATTACGACGCTGTGGGAGTCGCCACTACAGCGAGACAGGAGTGCCAGAAGGCTGCTGTCCAGTTTCAAAGGGCTAGTG AGCTGCATGCTGCTGCAAAAGAGACGGTAACGCTAGCTGAGCAGCGGTTCGTGAGCAAACAGGATGAGTGGCAGTTCGACAGCAACTGGCAGGAGGTGCTCAACCATGCCATCATCAAG GTTATGGACGCTGAAAAACGCAAGGCGGAGAGCGGTCGTGAGCATCAGAAGAAAGCGGCCGCATATATAGCAGCTGAGAAGAAG GTGACCCAATTAGAAGAGAATCTAAAACGCAACATCATCAAATCGCGAGTATACTTCGAGGAGAAGAAACTGTGCGACGAACAACTTCAAACACAGAACGAAAAGATTGAGAAGCTACAGCGTCTCATAGCTGACGCCAAGTTCCGATACTCCAAGTCTCTCAAAGCCCTCGAGAAGATTTCTGAAGAAATTCACAGAAGACGTGGAGAATATCCTCCAGATAAAGACAGTATTCCTGTAGGGCCGAGAGAGCCAGGAGTCGGAGCTGAAAGAGATGCCATCCATGACGAGGACGCTGCCAAAGCTGAACATGAGAAAGACGAAGACTCCAGTCTCCAAGAACTGAGGATGAGAGTCAGAGAACTGGCTTCTAAGCCAATAGAGAAGGACATAGAAACTGATGAAGCATGGGCTCTGGAACTGAACGAGACTATCAACAAACTAGACCAGTTGCTGATGATGAAGGAAAATAACCAGCAGAAGAGGTCTAAATTCACCGCAAGCTCCCCAAGAAATTCTAGTGCGCCGTCAACTAGTACTAACTCGGGGAAATACAGTCACCCACCGAGTGATAGCTGGAAAACTGACACTAACTTAACCAGGACTAAATCTATTAGCAAAGACGTTGTGTATGAACACAGTAACCCACCGATTGCGAAGACTGAAAAGTCAAAAAGCATGATGTCTTTAGATGTACTCGCTTTAGCTCGAGATACCAATATGATGGATAGGGAATCATACTTGAAAGCGGTTATAGAAGACAAGTCCCCTACTGGGACGTATACAGAGAGCAATTCTGACAGAAATGATACTCCAGATGAAATCCTGATGGTGGAGTGTGACTCCAGTGATTCTAATCAGAACCCAGTCATTAGAATGACGAGTTCCACGGTATCTGATAGTGACAACAGTTAA